Proteins encoded in a region of the Isosphaeraceae bacterium EP7 genome:
- a CDS encoding M14 family metallopeptidase, with protein sequence MRTAFGRRGLGLGLGVAALAAGLTLACARPSSAAVEPPFPPPKVPLAFNRLYDYPDLVAAMRKLAEGHPDIISMSSLGKSVEGRDLWCLTINNPATGPDRSKPAMYVDGNVHGNEVQAAEACLYLAWYLAENRGRVEELRRIVDERAFYIVPTVNPDGRAYWFGGPNTTHSSRSGKTPRDDDGDGLLDEDGYEDLDGDGQVTQMRRKAAHGRWKVSAADPRLMVPAGPGEDGQYELLGTEGRDDDGDGEVNEDPPGGYDMNRDWPADWRPSHDQSGAGDFPLSWPETRALAEFILARPNIAGVQSFHNAGGMILRGPGHPSRQPQYPSADDRVADQIGRMGARMLPYYRNMVIHRDLYPVRGGFINWTYEHLGIFSFTNELWNNDQLMPRAEPAQAPGSTLGSAVGADDEDRQLLANDRLLFGTQFRPWKAARHPVYGEIEIGGFVKQSQRVPPPFMIEEMCHRNAAFVLYHADQMPRLEWDGASVAPLGGDAFSVTASVRNTRSIPSVARQASLRKIGLPDTFGLSGPGLTVVGGGTLVDRDTGRVEPAARNPGVLRLPEGIAGDSTARVRWFVRGRGEATLRYGSQKGGSLTKKIEIR encoded by the coding sequence ATGCGGACGGCGTTCGGTCGACGGGGGCTGGGTCTCGGGCTGGGCGTCGCCGCCCTGGCGGCTGGCCTGACGCTGGCCTGCGCGAGGCCGTCCTCGGCCGCGGTCGAGCCGCCGTTCCCACCCCCCAAGGTGCCGCTGGCGTTCAACCGGCTGTATGACTACCCCGACCTGGTCGCCGCCATGCGCAAGCTGGCGGAGGGCCACCCCGACATCATCTCGATGTCCAGCCTGGGCAAGAGCGTCGAGGGGCGCGATCTCTGGTGCCTGACGATCAACAACCCGGCCACAGGCCCCGACCGCTCCAAGCCGGCCATGTACGTCGACGGCAACGTCCACGGCAATGAGGTCCAGGCCGCCGAGGCCTGCCTCTACCTGGCCTGGTACCTGGCCGAGAACCGGGGGCGCGTCGAGGAGCTGAGGCGGATCGTCGACGAGCGGGCCTTCTACATCGTGCCGACGGTCAACCCCGACGGCCGGGCCTACTGGTTCGGCGGCCCCAACACGACCCACAGCTCGCGCAGCGGCAAGACCCCCCGCGATGACGACGGCGACGGGCTGCTCGACGAGGACGGCTACGAGGACCTCGACGGCGACGGCCAGGTCACCCAGATGAGGCGCAAGGCCGCGCACGGCCGCTGGAAGGTCTCGGCCGCCGACCCACGCCTGATGGTCCCCGCGGGCCCCGGCGAGGACGGCCAGTATGAACTGCTGGGCACCGAGGGGAGGGACGACGACGGCGACGGCGAGGTCAACGAGGACCCCCCCGGCGGCTACGACATGAACCGCGACTGGCCGGCCGACTGGAGGCCCTCGCACGACCAGAGCGGGGCCGGCGACTTCCCGCTCTCGTGGCCCGAGACCCGCGCCCTGGCCGAGTTCATCCTGGCCAGGCCTAACATCGCCGGCGTCCAGTCGTTCCACAATGCCGGTGGGATGATCCTGCGCGGGCCAGGGCACCCCTCCAGGCAGCCCCAGTATCCGTCGGCCGACGACCGCGTGGCCGACCAGATCGGCCGGATGGGCGCCCGGATGCTGCCGTACTACCGCAACATGGTCATCCACCGCGACCTCTACCCGGTTCGAGGCGGGTTCATCAACTGGACCTACGAGCACCTGGGCATCTTCTCGTTCACCAACGAGCTCTGGAACAACGACCAGCTGATGCCCCGCGCCGAGCCCGCCCAGGCGCCGGGGAGCACCCTGGGCAGCGCCGTGGGGGCCGACGACGAGGACCGGCAGTTGCTGGCCAACGACCGCCTGCTCTTCGGCACCCAGTTCCGCCCCTGGAAGGCGGCCAGGCATCCGGTCTACGGCGAGATCGAGATCGGCGGATTCGTCAAGCAGTCGCAGCGCGTCCCGCCGCCGTTCATGATCGAGGAGATGTGCCACCGCAACGCCGCATTCGTGCTCTATCACGCCGACCAGATGCCCAGGCTGGAGTGGGACGGCGCGTCGGTGGCCCCGCTGGGGGGCGACGCTTTTAGCGTGACCGCCTCGGTGCGCAACACGCGGTCGATCCCCAGCGTGGCGCGCCAGGCCTCGCTGCGCAAGATCGGCCTGCCGGACACATTCGGCCTCTCGGGACCCGGGCTGACGGTCGTCGGCGGCGGCACCCTGGTCGACCGCGACACGGGGCGGGTCGAGCCCGCGGCACGCAACCCGGGCGTGCTCAGGCTGCCCGAGGGGATCGCCGGCGACTCGACGGCCCGGGTCCGCTGGTTCGTCCGCGGCCGGGGCGAGGCCACGCTCAGGTACGGCTCGCAGAAGGGGGGCAGCTTGACCAAGAAAATCGAAATCCGTTAA
- the mscL gene encoding large conductance mechanosensitive channel protein MscL, with amino-acid sequence MPHIHAAKHAKSIFEGFKSFAFKGNVIDLAVGVIIGGAFGNIVKSLVDNIIMPTVGVLLPGKRGYEDWYLPVRDARIPFGKFLGDVVNFLIVAFALYLFIVKFVGWIMAFQQREQAKEIPALTKDQQLLEEIRDLLKERAGTSPGGAS; translated from the coding sequence ATGCCCCACATTCATGCGGCGAAGCACGCCAAATCGATCTTCGAGGGGTTCAAGTCGTTCGCGTTCAAGGGGAACGTGATCGACCTGGCCGTCGGCGTCATCATCGGCGGGGCGTTCGGCAATATCGTCAAGTCGCTGGTCGACAATATCATCATGCCGACCGTGGGCGTGCTGCTGCCCGGCAAGCGAGGTTATGAGGACTGGTATCTGCCCGTACGCGATGCGCGGATTCCGTTCGGCAAGTTCCTCGGCGATGTCGTCAACTTCCTGATCGTCGCCTTCGCGCTCTATCTCTTCATCGTCAAATTCGTCGGCTGGATCATGGCCTTCCAGCAGCGGGAACAGGCCAAGGAGATCCCCGCTCTGACCAAGGACCAGCAGCTCCTCGAAGAGATCCGCGACCTGCTCAAGGAACGGGCCGGGACTTCTCCCGGAGGGGCGAGCTGA
- a CDS encoding PEP-CTERM sorting domain-containing protein (PEP-CTERM proteins occur, often in large numbers, in the proteomes of bacteria that also encode an exosortase, a predicted intramembrane cysteine proteinase. The presence of a PEP-CTERM domain at a protein's C-terminus predicts cleavage within the sorting domain, followed by covalent anchoring to some some component of the (usually Gram-negative) cell surface. Many PEP-CTERM proteins exhibit an unusual sequence composition that includes large numbers of potential glycosylation sites. Expression of one such protein has been shown restore the ability of a bacterium to form floc, a type of biofilm.) has translation MRILLMFGWRGVLALALVSNAPEALAGPFDPQVGQPGSTGAISALSPLITGWASSVVSFRRGPQDISNPSSPLASIGKPTDVLGAATGSSHLVSLGDGGSITLGFDRAIANGAGADFAVFENGFLSGGAGMALLELGLVSVSSDGVHFFEFPSISLTQTVTQVGGFSLLDASNLSNLAGKYIGGYGTGFDLQDLAGLSPLLDINLVTQVRITDVIGSIDPAYGSYDSQGHLINDPFKTPFASSGFDLSGVGVIHAAVPEPATLISMLTGLGLMGLATARRARARLA, from the coding sequence ATGCGGATTTTGTTGATGTTCGGATGGCGCGGTGTGCTGGCCCTGGCCCTGGTTTCAAACGCCCCCGAGGCGCTGGCGGGGCCATTCGACCCGCAGGTTGGGCAGCCGGGCTCGACCGGCGCGATCTCGGCGCTCAGCCCCCTGATCACCGGCTGGGCCTCGTCGGTCGTCTCGTTCAGGCGGGGGCCGCAGGACATCAGCAACCCGTCCAGCCCGCTCGCGTCGATTGGCAAGCCGACCGATGTCCTAGGCGCGGCCACGGGGTCGTCGCATCTGGTGTCGCTGGGCGACGGCGGCTCGATCACGCTGGGCTTCGACCGGGCGATCGCCAACGGCGCGGGGGCCGACTTCGCGGTCTTCGAAAACGGGTTCCTCTCGGGGGGCGCCGGGATGGCGTTGCTGGAGCTGGGCCTCGTCTCGGTGTCGTCTGACGGAGTGCACTTCTTCGAGTTCCCGTCGATCTCACTGACCCAGACGGTCACCCAGGTCGGAGGATTCTCGCTGCTTGACGCCTCGAATCTGTCGAACCTCGCCGGCAAATACATCGGTGGCTACGGCACGGGCTTCGACCTCCAGGATCTGGCCGGCCTCTCGCCGCTGCTTGATATCAACCTCGTGACCCAGGTGCGCATCACCGACGTGATAGGCTCGATCGACCCGGCTTATGGGTCGTACGACTCGCAGGGGCACCTGATCAACGACCCGTTCAAGACCCCCTTCGCGTCGAGCGGATTCGACCTCAGCGGCGTGGGCGTGATCCACGCGGCGGTGCCCGAGCCGGCGACCCTGATCTCGATGCTGACGGGGCTGGGCCTGATGGGCCTGGCCACCGCGAGGCGGGCCCGCGCCCGCCTCGCCTGA
- a CDS encoding M14 family metallopeptidase: MKLDTRFAPALRGSALALILATMGPQAARAQQESRPETKPAQTDPATQPPPQLPSLFPAGYLDDEGLTAALRREATAHPQVVTLSSLARTGQGRDVWMVRIGRPEDAGADAGAPKPDPRARRVGPRPAILIVANLEADHLVGSQVALGMIRSLAAADGQDQAVTRMLDRTTIYVVPRLNPDGAERNLELPRGDFRANLRAMDRDRDGRSNEDGPDDLNADGLLLRLRLKDAKATLVADEKDPRIVRKADPAKGEEPIYSEQSEGIDNDDDGQSNEDPSGGVNLNRNWPHNWTEFDPEAGFSPASEPETLGLIRFAFDHPEIAAVWSFSLNDNLKAEPKKPGSDLDDADLPYVAELSRLYNKALGAKASEVTVNAPAPPRNGDAAKAEATKADATKPATAAAPRPRTALNLAAATGTPAPGATSDGALSEWAYHQFGALGLSTRLWSVPDIPEPAAGQAKPPSDGEARWLYWNDNVAGGRAFVPFVKLDHPTLGAVEVGGWRPGVRLNPPADLIPALVEAHSTFLADLAARLPRLEWVDVKAEPKGGGLVEVVATVRNAGDLPTATAQAAKIRRTEPVLVRLDPAGATILAGRPLERIDVLAASGGRKELRWLLLLPANAPQGAEPPTITLDAAAPRAGRARASVPLR, translated from the coding sequence ATGAAGCTCGACACAAGGTTCGCCCCCGCACTCAGGGGGTCGGCCCTCGCCCTGATCCTCGCGACCATGGGGCCCCAGGCCGCGCGGGCCCAGCAGGAAAGTCGGCCCGAGACGAAGCCTGCGCAAACCGATCCGGCGACACAGCCGCCGCCCCAGCTTCCGTCGCTCTTCCCCGCGGGCTATCTCGACGACGAGGGGCTCACCGCCGCGCTCCGGCGTGAGGCGACGGCCCACCCGCAGGTGGTCACGCTCAGCTCGCTGGCCCGGACCGGGCAGGGGCGGGACGTCTGGATGGTCCGGATCGGCCGGCCCGAGGACGCGGGCGCGGACGCCGGGGCTCCCAAGCCCGACCCGCGCGCCCGCCGCGTCGGGCCCAGGCCGGCCATCCTCATCGTCGCCAACCTGGAGGCCGACCACCTCGTCGGCTCGCAGGTCGCCCTGGGAATGATCCGCTCATTGGCGGCCGCCGACGGCCAGGACCAGGCCGTCACCCGGATGCTCGACCGCACCACGATCTACGTCGTCCCCAGGCTCAACCCCGACGGCGCAGAGCGCAACCTGGAGCTGCCCCGCGGCGACTTCCGCGCCAACCTGAGGGCGATGGACCGCGACCGCGACGGCCGGTCGAACGAGGACGGGCCCGACGACCTCAACGCCGACGGATTGCTGCTGAGGCTCCGCCTGAAGGACGCCAAGGCGACGCTCGTCGCCGACGAGAAGGACCCGCGCATCGTGCGCAAGGCCGACCCCGCCAAGGGGGAAGAGCCCATCTATTCGGAGCAATCCGAGGGGATCGACAACGACGACGACGGGCAGTCGAACGAGGACCCATCCGGGGGCGTGAACCTCAACCGGAACTGGCCGCACAACTGGACGGAATTCGACCCGGAGGCCGGCTTCAGCCCCGCCAGCGAGCCCGAGACCCTGGGCCTGATCCGGTTCGCCTTCGACCACCCCGAGATCGCCGCCGTCTGGTCGTTCTCGCTCAACGACAACCTGAAGGCCGAGCCCAAGAAGCCGGGCTCCGACCTGGACGACGCCGACTTACCCTACGTCGCCGAGCTCTCTCGCCTTTACAACAAGGCCCTGGGCGCCAAGGCCTCTGAGGTCACGGTCAACGCCCCCGCGCCCCCGCGCAATGGCGACGCCGCCAAGGCCGAGGCGACGAAGGCCGATGCCACCAAGCCCGCCACGGCCGCCGCGCCCAGGCCCCGGACCGCCCTGAACCTGGCCGCCGCCACCGGCACGCCCGCGCCTGGGGCCACCTCCGATGGTGCCCTGAGCGAGTGGGCCTATCACCAGTTCGGCGCCCTCGGCCTGTCGACCCGCCTCTGGTCGGTCCCGGACATCCCCGAGCCCGCCGCGGGGCAGGCCAAGCCGCCGTCCGACGGCGAGGCTCGCTGGCTCTACTGGAACGACAACGTCGCCGGCGGCCGCGCGTTCGTCCCGTTCGTCAAGCTGGACCACCCCACCTTGGGCGCCGTCGAGGTGGGGGGCTGGCGGCCAGGCGTCCGGCTCAATCCGCCGGCCGACCTCATCCCGGCGCTGGTCGAGGCGCACTCCACCTTCCTGGCCGACCTGGCCGCCCGGCTGCCCCGGCTGGAGTGGGTCGACGTCAAGGCCGAGCCCAAAGGTGGGGGGCTTGTCGAGGTCGTCGCCACGGTGCGCAACGCAGGCGACCTGCCCACCGCCACCGCCCAGGCGGCCAAGATCCGCAGGACCGAGCCGGTCCTCGTGCGGCTCGACCCCGCGGGCGCCACGATCCTTGCCGGCCGCCCCCTGGAACGGATCGACGTCCTCGCCGCATCGGGGGGCCGCAAGGAGCTGCGCTGGCTCCTGCTCCTGCCGGCCAATGCACCCCAGGGCGCGGAACCGCCGACCATCACGCTCGACGCCGCCGCGCCGCGGGCCGGCCGGGCACGGGCCAGCGTGCCGCTGCGTTAG
- a CDS encoding L-type lectin-domain containing protein — MLFMDRPASRPFVPGALIAALGLLSASTASADLIGFGKSEDGYSLNGGATVSKGVLTLTDDGSFEARSAFAKTTQDISTFRASFTYQAAGSRLSDGVAFVLQNDKAGAEALGGMGGALGYGYMAPSAAIELNIYKAYTIGTNFRTDGQTYEYNSTGKVDISSGNKIRVDLTYDGKLLSETLTDLKTLATYSTSYVTDLPKVLGANTAYVGFTGSSGGTSSIQSISDFQFTNAVVPEPRSLALLAVGLAGLAGYSRSRSSASR, encoded by the coding sequence ATGCTGTTCATGGATCGTCCTGCATCGCGGCCGTTCGTGCCGGGCGCCCTCATCGCCGCCCTGGGGTTGCTGTCGGCTTCGACGGCGTCGGCGGACCTGATCGGCTTCGGCAAGAGCGAAGATGGCTATTCGCTCAACGGCGGGGCGACGGTCTCGAAGGGCGTTCTGACCCTGACCGACGACGGCTCGTTCGAGGCGCGATCGGCGTTCGCCAAGACGACCCAGGACATCAGCACGTTTCGCGCCTCGTTCACCTATCAGGCCGCGGGCTCAAGGCTTTCCGACGGCGTCGCCTTCGTCCTCCAGAACGACAAGGCCGGGGCCGAGGCGCTGGGCGGCATGGGCGGGGCACTCGGTTACGGATACATGGCGCCGAGCGCCGCGATCGAGCTGAACATCTACAAGGCCTATACGATCGGGACGAATTTCCGGACCGATGGCCAGACCTACGAGTACAACTCGACCGGCAAGGTGGACATCTCCAGCGGCAACAAGATCCGGGTCGACCTGACCTATGACGGAAAGCTGCTCTCGGAGACCCTCACTGACCTGAAGACCCTGGCGACGTACTCGACCAGCTACGTGACCGACTTGCCGAAGGTCCTCGGCGCCAATACGGCCTACGTGGGGTTCACCGGCTCGTCGGGCGGGACCAGCTCGATCCAGTCGATCTCCGACTTCCAGTTCACCAACGCGGTGGTGCCCGAGCCCCGATCGCTGGCCCTCCTGGCCGTGGGACTGGCCGGCCTCGCCGGCTACTCTCGATCGAGGTCGAGTGCCTCCCGCTGA